Proteins encoded within one genomic window of Panicum virgatum strain AP13 chromosome 1N, P.virgatum_v5, whole genome shotgun sequence:
- the LOC120655967 gene encoding elongation factor 1-alpha-like translates to MGKEKSHINIVVIGHVDSGKSTTTGHLIYKLGGIDKRVIERFEKEAAEMNKRSFKYAWVLDKLKAERERGITIDIALWKFETTKYYCTVIDAPGHRDFIKNMITGTSQADCAVLIIDSTTGGFEAGISKDGQTREHALLAFTLGVKQMICCCNKMDATTPKYSKARYDEIVKEVSSYLKKVGYNPDKIAFVPISGFEGDNMIERSTNLDWYKGPTLLEALDQINEPKRPSDKPLRLPLQDVYKIGGIGTVPVGRVETGIIKPGMVVTFGPSGLTTEVKSVEMHHEALQEALPGDNVGFNVKNVAVKDLKRGYVASNSKDDPAKEAASFTSQVIIMNHPGQIGNGYAPVLDCHTSHIAVKFAELITKIDRRSGKELEKEPKFLKNGDAGMVKMVPTKPMVVETFSEYPPLGRFAVRDMRQTVAVGVIKSVEKKDPTGAKVTKAAAKKK, encoded by the exons ATGGGTAAGGAGAAGTCCCACATCAACATCGTGGTCATTGGCCACGTCGACTCTGGCAAGTCGACCACCACCGGCCACCTGATCTACAAGCTTGGAGGTATCGACAAGCGTGTGATCGAGAGGTTTGAGAAGGAAGCTGCTGAGATGAACAAGCGGTCCTTCAAGTACGCGTGGGTGCTTGACAAGCTGAAGGCTGAGCGTGAGAGGGGTATCACAATCGATATCGCCCTGTGGAAGTTCGAGACCACCAAGTACTACTGCACTGTCATTGATGCCCCCGGACACCGTGACTTCATCAAGAACATGATCACGGGTACCTCCCAGGCTGACTGTGCTGTCCTTATCATTGACTCAACCACTGGTGGTTTTGAGGCTGGTATCTCCAAGGATGGCCAGACCCGTGAGCATGCTCTCCTTGCTTTCACTCTTGGAGTGAAGCAGATGATCTGCTGCTGCAACAAG ATGGACGCTACCACTCCCAAGTACTCCAAGGCCCGTTATGATGAGATCGTGAAGGAAGTCTCCTCCTACCTGAAGAAGGTGGGATACAACCCTGATAAGATTGCCTTTGTCCCCATCTCTGGTTTTGAGGGTGACAACATGATTGAGAGGTCCACGAACCTTGACTGGTACAAGGGGCCAACCCTGCTTGAGGCTCTTGACCAGATCAACGAGCCCAAGAGGCCTTCAGACAAGCCTCTGCGTCTCCCCCTTCAGGATGTGTACAAGATTGGTGGTATTGGGACTGTGCCTGTTGGCCGTGTCGAGACTGGTATCATCAAGCCTGGTATGGTTGTTACTTTCGGTCCCAGCGGCCTGACTACTGAGGTGAAGTCTGTTGAGATGCACCATGAGGCTCTCCAGGAGGCCCTTCCTGGTGACAATGTTGGCTTCAACGTGAAGAACGTTGCTGTGAAGGATCTGAAGCGTGGGTATGTGGCCTCCAACTCCAAGGATGATCCTGCTAAGGAGGCTGCCAGCTTCACCTCCCAGGTCATCATCATGAACCACCCTGGGCAGATTGGCAACGGTTACGCCCCAGTGCTGGACTGCCACACCTCCCACATTGCTGTCAAGTTCGCCGAGCTTATTACCAAGATTGACAGGCGATCTGGCAAGGAGCTAGAGAAGGAGCCCAAATTCCTCAAGAATGGTGATGCTGGTATGGTGAAGATGGTTCCCACAAAGCCCATGGTGGTGGAGACCTTCTCTGAGTACCCTCCTCTTGGTCGCTTCGCTGTCCGTGACATGAGGCAAACGGTTGCTGTTGGAGTCATCAAGAGCGTGGAGAAGAAGGACCCAACCGGAGCCAAGGTGACCAAGGCTGCTGCCAAGAAGAAATGA